The following coding sequences lie in one Nitrospira sp. genomic window:
- a CDS encoding phospho-N-acetylmuramoyl-pentapeptide-transferase — MLYVWLYPFHTEFSFLNVFRYQSFRIIYAAVTAFLIAFVLAPWVIRKLQEIKLGQQVRDDGPKRHLAKSGTPTMGGVLIIFAVTLSTLLWADISRPHVWLVLVATLGFCAIGFIDDYLKFIKARSKGLSASQKFTAQIMVALVVALILYALPGYNTKLSLPFFKTFMPDLGWSYVVFAILVIVGSSNAVNLTDGLDGLAIGPVMVAALAYTVVAYVTGHRLMSEYLLIPHIDGAGELAVFTAAILGSSLGFLWYNTYPASVFMGDVGSLPLGAALGTVAVISKHELLLLLVGGVFVIEAVSVIFQVASFKSRGKRIFLMAPIHHHFEMKGWEEPKVVVRLWIIAILLALLSLSTLKLR, encoded by the coding sequence ATGCTGTATGTCTGGTTATACCCGTTCCATACGGAATTTTCCTTCCTCAACGTCTTTCGATACCAGAGCTTTCGCATCATTTACGCCGCTGTGACCGCATTCCTGATCGCATTTGTGCTTGCGCCGTGGGTGATCCGAAAGCTCCAAGAAATTAAGTTGGGGCAGCAGGTGCGCGACGATGGACCAAAACGGCATTTGGCGAAAAGTGGGACACCCACGATGGGTGGGGTCCTCATCATTTTTGCCGTGACGCTCTCGACGCTGCTCTGGGCTGACATCTCACGGCCGCATGTCTGGTTGGTTCTTGTCGCAACGCTGGGGTTTTGTGCAATCGGGTTTATCGACGATTATCTTAAATTCATTAAAGCTCGGTCGAAAGGATTGTCGGCATCTCAAAAGTTCACCGCGCAAATCATGGTTGCGCTTGTCGTTGCGCTCATCTTGTATGCATTACCCGGCTATAACACAAAACTCAGTCTGCCATTTTTCAAGACGTTCATGCCTGACCTCGGATGGTCTTATGTCGTCTTTGCTATTCTGGTGATTGTCGGAAGTTCCAATGCCGTCAACCTTACCGACGGTTTGGACGGGCTCGCCATCGGGCCGGTAATGGTTGCGGCATTAGCGTATACCGTCGTCGCCTATGTTACGGGGCATCGGTTAATGTCGGAATATCTGCTCATCCCCCACATCGATGGCGCCGGAGAGTTGGCCGTCTTCACGGCGGCGATCCTGGGTTCTAGCCTTGGGTTTCTCTGGTACAACACCTACCCGGCCTCGGTGTTCATGGGTGATGTCGGGTCGCTCCCGCTTGGGGCGGCCCTGGGGACCGTTGCGGTGATCAGCAAGCACGAGTTGCTCTTGTTGTTGGTCGGTGGGGTGTTCGTTATCGAGGCCGTGTCGGTTATTTTTCAGGTCGCGTCATTCAAATCACGTGGTAAGCGGATCTTCCTCATGGCGCCCATCCATCATCATTTTGAAATGAAAGGATGGGAAGAGCCAAAGGTCGTGGTGCGTTTGTGGATTATCGCCATTCTGCTTGCGCTATTGAGCTTAAGTACACTCAAGTTGAGGTGA
- a CDS encoding UDP-N-acetylmuramoyl-tripeptide--D-alanyl-D-alanine ligase — translation MALLTMTELQRVLGARVLAGDVSRRPEQPIRRISLDTRSLRPGDLFLAMRGERFDAHAFVGTAISKGAIGAIVLDSYDVSTLSIPPRAKQRVPFILGVRDPLTAYQQLAAYHRSKFRIPVVAVTGSNGKTTTKEMVASVLAHRWNILKTEGNLNNRVGVPHTLFRLHSRHQGAVIEMGVDDVGQTTTLCELVRPTIGIITNIGPDHLEFFGSMDVSAEAKAELLDLLPVDGTAILNVDDPYYDYLASRARCRVVSFGLSAKADVRAAKVKSDGRNGTIFHLQLPGKARHTIVHIRVQGRHNVTNALAAGAVGSVLGFPGTVIAQGLSHFRPAAMRSQVRMSRGVKLIIDCYNANPASMKAAVELLAQAGEHRRTIAVLGDMLELGPNAVRMHEEVGEFVTRHGIDFVVTCGVLGRSLAQGARQAGSDHAHIIEVADAQAAIGAVKTIVKPGDVILIKASRGMRLELVANALQGIKRTAKKAS, via the coding sequence ATGGCGTTATTGACCATGACCGAATTGCAGAGAGTTCTCGGGGCTCGAGTGTTGGCCGGGGATGTCTCTAGACGACCCGAGCAGCCTATCCGACGCATTAGTCTGGATACGCGGTCACTTCGACCGGGCGATCTCTTTCTGGCGATGCGAGGGGAACGGTTTGATGCGCATGCATTTGTCGGAACAGCTATATCGAAGGGAGCCATAGGGGCGATCGTCCTGGATTCCTATGACGTGTCGACGCTCTCTATCCCACCACGTGCGAAACAGCGAGTGCCGTTCATTCTTGGTGTGCGCGATCCACTCACTGCGTACCAACAATTGGCTGCGTACCATCGAAGCAAGTTTAGGATCCCTGTCGTGGCCGTGACGGGAAGCAACGGGAAAACCACGACGAAAGAGATGGTGGCGAGCGTGCTGGCCCATCGATGGAACATTCTCAAGACCGAAGGCAATCTGAACAACCGCGTGGGCGTTCCTCACACACTGTTTCGTCTCCATAGCCGACATCAGGGTGCGGTCATTGAAATGGGAGTTGACGATGTCGGCCAAACGACCACGCTGTGTGAACTCGTTCGCCCGACGATTGGGATCATCACGAACATTGGACCGGATCACCTGGAGTTTTTTGGAAGTATGGATGTTTCAGCCGAGGCCAAGGCTGAGTTGCTTGATCTGCTTCCAGTGGATGGAACGGCGATTTTGAATGTGGATGATCCCTATTACGACTATCTCGCCAGCAGGGCTCGATGCCGAGTGGTGTCGTTTGGGCTTTCAGCCAAGGCCGACGTCCGAGCGGCAAAGGTCAAGTCGGATGGACGAAATGGGACGATCTTTCATCTTCAACTGCCAGGAAAGGCTCGCCACACAATCGTTCATATTCGAGTTCAAGGTAGACACAACGTCACGAATGCACTCGCAGCAGGAGCAGTCGGTTCGGTGCTGGGTTTCCCCGGGACCGTGATCGCACAGGGCTTGTCCCATTTCCGACCTGCAGCCATGCGGTCTCAGGTTCGCATGAGTCGTGGCGTCAAGCTGATCATCGATTGCTACAACGCGAATCCAGCCTCGATGAAAGCGGCTGTGGAGCTGTTGGCGCAGGCGGGTGAACATCGGAGAACCATTGCGGTCCTAGGAGATATGTTAGAGCTCGGACCGAATGCCGTTCGCATGCATGAGGAAGTTGGAGAATTTGTGACGCGACACGGGATCGATTTTGTCGTGACGTGTGGGGTCCTAGGGCGCAGTCTTGCTCAAGGAGCCAGGCAGGCAGGGTCCGATCACGCGCACATTATCGAAGTAGCGGACGCTCAAGCAGCCATCGGTGCGGTTAAGACCATCGTCAAGCCCGGCGATGTCATACTGATCAAGGCGTCGCGTGGGATGCGATTAGAGCTTGTGGCAAACGCACTGCAGGGCATCAAACGCACGGCCAAGAAGGCCTCATAG
- a CDS encoding UDP-N-acetylmuramoyl-L-alanyl-D-glutamate--2,6-diaminopimelate ligase, giving the protein MTLATMLQALDGRVTVLERQGDLDVLVTAITDDSRKASSQSLFVAVKGEYVDGHRFIPAALKGGVSALVVQESVRGISLPFVRVEDSKRALGLLGSRFHGDPSSRIRMIGITGTNGKTTTAYVCKALLEELGQQVGLIGTVAYQIGTRTIPAAHTTPGALELQQLLADMAGSGCATAVMEVSSHALAQDRTSGCEYDIGVFSNLTQDHLDFHKTMENYFQAKLRLFTGLGEGHKKHKRAILNVDDPYGSQIVVRSPVPVWTYGLKNKADLRAENVQLSIHRTTFMAATPVGTFPIESHLVGEHNVYNLLAAIGVALHEGATPDQIHQAVRKVLNVPGRFERVMAGQSFTVVVDYAHTEDALVRLLTTAEVLKPRRIITMFGCGGDRDRGKRPKMGAAAVRYSDVVILTSDNPRTEDPQAILDQVEVGVIEGLRQRPHVQYRKIADRRQAIEEAVREAHGQDMVLIAGKGHEDYQIVGTEKLHFDDREVARDAIQRLGVRM; this is encoded by the coding sequence ATGACCCTGGCCACCATGCTTCAAGCACTTGACGGACGCGTAACGGTTCTGGAACGACAAGGAGATCTCGATGTTCTTGTGACAGCCATCACTGATGATTCTCGGAAAGCCTCGTCTCAGAGCCTCTTTGTGGCCGTCAAAGGTGAATATGTTGATGGGCATCGTTTCATTCCGGCAGCCCTGAAGGGAGGGGTGAGCGCCTTGGTTGTGCAAGAATCAGTGCGTGGCATCTCTCTCCCGTTCGTGCGAGTTGAGGATTCCAAAAGAGCACTCGGACTTCTGGGGAGTCGGTTTCATGGTGACCCGTCAAGCCGGATTCGGATGATCGGGATAACCGGCACAAACGGCAAGACAACCACGGCCTATGTTTGCAAAGCTCTGTTGGAGGAGCTTGGCCAGCAAGTAGGGTTGATTGGAACCGTCGCTTATCAGATAGGTACGCGCACAATCCCGGCAGCGCACACGACTCCCGGTGCGCTCGAATTACAGCAGTTGCTTGCAGACATGGCCGGCAGCGGGTGCGCGACAGCAGTCATGGAAGTGTCGTCTCATGCACTGGCACAAGATCGCACGAGTGGGTGTGAGTACGATATCGGGGTCTTTTCAAATCTCACGCAGGATCACCTCGATTTCCATAAGACGATGGAAAACTACTTCCAGGCCAAGTTGCGACTTTTTACGGGATTAGGAGAAGGACACAAGAAACACAAGCGGGCGATCCTCAATGTCGATGACCCCTATGGAAGCCAGATCGTTGTGCGCAGCCCTGTTCCAGTATGGACGTACGGGTTGAAGAACAAGGCGGACCTTCGCGCCGAAAACGTGCAGTTGTCGATTCATAGGACGACGTTTATGGCGGCCACTCCTGTCGGAACCTTTCCCATAGAAAGTCATCTTGTGGGTGAGCACAATGTCTACAATTTGCTGGCTGCCATCGGAGTTGCTCTTCATGAAGGAGCCACTCCAGATCAGATTCATCAGGCTGTACGAAAAGTACTGAATGTGCCGGGTCGATTCGAACGTGTCATGGCAGGGCAGTCGTTTACGGTGGTCGTAGACTATGCGCACACAGAAGATGCATTGGTTCGATTATTGACGACGGCAGAAGTGCTAAAGCCGAGGCGCATTATCACGATGTTCGGATGTGGCGGGGATCGTGATCGAGGAAAGCGACCGAAGATGGGAGCGGCTGCCGTGCGGTATAGCGATGTCGTCATTTTGACCTCCGACAACCCGAGGACGGAGGATCCTCAGGCCATTCTTGACCAGGTCGAAGTTGGAGTGATCGAAGGGCTTCGACAGCGACCACATGTGCAGTACAGAAAGATTGCCGATCGGCGGCAAGCGATCGAGGAAGCTGTGCGAGAGGCGCATGGTCAAGACATGGTCCTGATTGCAGGAAAAGGACACGAAGACTACCAGATTGTCGGCACGGAGAAACTCCACTTTGACGATCGCGAAGTCGCACGTGATGCGATTCAGCGACTCGGTGTTCGTATGTAA
- a CDS encoding penicillin-binding protein 2, translated as MAGSGPRVRRYVLMLVLLGGFVLVLFRLVNLQVLRAEELSARADRQHQKTVSLEGPRGTIVDRHGKVLAMNMEVPSVFGIPTTLESPAKVARQLSSVLSVKVAELEKKLQQDRSFVWLARKLDPEQGRRLDRLSLDGIGVVMEGRRFYPKGPLLSHVLGFAGMDGDGLEGLEHRYETYLRGEKRMMVLQLDAFGHTVFPKGLAERNPVPGHQLTLTIDEVVQYIAERELEDAVTRSRAKSGTIIVLDPETGAVLAMAVSPRFDPNIVSKLGPDRWRNRALTDAYEPGSTMKAMIAAAAIEEAAMKPTTLVFGEHGRMTVANTVIHDHEKLGWVSFAQVIQKSSNIGAAKAGMALGEQRLYRYLQAFGFGQRTEIDLPGEGAGLVKSPSAWGRRSVASISMGQEIGVTPIQMVTAFTAVANGGVLMRPYVVSEIRDAEGHLLKRVPPQVRRRVVSPETARSVTKILEGVVTHGTGAKAAIPGFRVAGKTGTAQQIDPSTRRYSNSRFVTSFVGYVPADRPRLAMIVIIDAPHDKNASGGSVAAPVFSSVGEQVLSYLGVSSGEPVTLAMAVPNS; from the coding sequence GTGGCTGGTTCTGGGCCTCGCGTTCGTCGCTACGTGTTGATGCTGGTATTGCTGGGTGGATTCGTGCTCGTGCTGTTCAGGCTGGTGAATTTACAGGTATTAAGGGCGGAGGAGCTGTCCGCCAGAGCTGACCGGCAGCATCAAAAGACTGTTTCCCTGGAAGGGCCGCGCGGTACGATTGTCGACCGACATGGTAAGGTGTTGGCGATGAATATGGAGGTCCCCTCTGTGTTTGGGATCCCTACGACGTTGGAAAGCCCTGCGAAGGTGGCTCGTCAACTGTCGTCTGTTCTGTCTGTAAAGGTTGCCGAGCTGGAGAAAAAACTTCAGCAGGATCGGAGTTTTGTATGGCTGGCCCGCAAGTTGGACCCAGAGCAGGGACGCCGATTGGATCGTTTGTCACTGGACGGAATTGGTGTTGTGATGGAAGGTCGACGGTTCTATCCGAAAGGTCCGCTCCTCTCTCACGTCTTGGGCTTTGCCGGCATGGATGGCGATGGCTTGGAAGGGTTGGAGCATCGGTATGAAACGTACTTACGTGGTGAGAAACGGATGATGGTGCTGCAGCTCGATGCGTTTGGGCACACGGTCTTTCCGAAGGGCTTGGCCGAAAGGAACCCAGTACCCGGCCATCAACTCACCCTCACGATTGATGAGGTCGTCCAATATATCGCTGAGAGAGAACTGGAAGACGCCGTAACTCGCTCTCGGGCAAAGTCAGGGACGATCATTGTTCTTGATCCAGAGACGGGAGCGGTGTTGGCTATGGCTGTCAGCCCTCGGTTCGACCCAAATATTGTTTCGAAGCTGGGCCCTGATCGTTGGCGGAATAGGGCTCTCACAGACGCCTATGAACCAGGATCCACCATGAAAGCCATGATTGCAGCCGCCGCCATTGAAGAGGCAGCGATGAAGCCGACGACACTAGTCTTCGGGGAGCATGGCCGCATGACGGTTGCGAACACCGTGATTCACGACCATGAAAAGCTGGGATGGGTTTCCTTCGCACAAGTCATTCAAAAGTCTAGTAACATCGGTGCGGCCAAGGCGGGAATGGCATTAGGTGAGCAGCGACTGTATCGGTATCTCCAAGCATTCGGCTTTGGCCAGCGAACTGAGATTGATCTTCCGGGAGAAGGGGCCGGGTTGGTCAAGAGCCCCAGTGCCTGGGGTCGTCGTTCGGTTGCGTCGATTTCAATGGGGCAAGAAATAGGGGTCACGCCGATCCAGATGGTGACGGCATTTACAGCCGTGGCCAACGGGGGCGTGCTCATGAGGCCGTATGTGGTTTCTGAAATTCGGGACGCCGAAGGGCATCTCTTAAAACGAGTACCACCCCAGGTACGGCGACGTGTTGTTTCGCCGGAAACCGCACGTAGTGTTACGAAGATTCTTGAAGGTGTTGTCACGCACGGCACCGGAGCCAAAGCAGCTATTCCGGGGTTTCGGGTCGCCGGTAAGACTGGGACGGCTCAACAGATCGATCCAAGCACTCGCCGATATTCAAACTCTCGGTTTGTGACCTCCTTTGTCGGGTATGTACCGGCAGATCGCCCACGGCTCGCCATGATCGTGATCATCGATGCACCGCATGATAAGAACGCATCAGGGGGAAGCGTAGCAGCTCCGGTCTTCAGTAGTGTCGGCGAGCAAGTGTTGAGTTACCTCGGTGTGTCCTCGGGCGAACCGGTCACGCTGGCGATGGCCGTACCGAATTCGTAA
- the ftsL gene encoding cell division protein FtsL, giving the protein MKIFTGLLGLCLVFVFVWERVDMVRVGYQIERLKRDKTVLERQRDELRVQFSSLSASNRIAKLATEQLGMNLPQQGQLILVQSRPSGTPPMDLAAAPVRVARNYLPGRRD; this is encoded by the coding sequence ATGAAGATCTTCACGGGACTCCTTGGATTGTGTCTTGTGTTTGTATTTGTTTGGGAGCGAGTAGATATGGTGCGGGTCGGCTATCAGATCGAACGATTGAAGCGAGACAAGACGGTGTTGGAACGTCAACGTGATGAGTTGCGGGTTCAATTCTCCTCGCTGAGTGCTTCGAATCGGATCGCTAAATTGGCAACTGAACAACTCGGGATGAATCTGCCTCAGCAAGGCCAGCTGATCCTGGTTCAGTCCAGGCCGAGTGGGACACCGCCCATGGACCTTGCGGCGGCACCCGTGAGAGTAGCGAGAAACTATCTTCCCGGTAGGAGGGACTAG
- the rsmH gene encoding 16S rRNA (cytosine(1402)-N(4))-methyltransferase RsmH, whose amino-acid sequence MGREFAHIPVLGEEVCDWLSSERPLTILDCTVGYGGHAELLLKASKDGTTLIGLDRDPMAVDFCRQRLNRFGGSVVLRQGNHRDLKRHLAELGVSTVGAVLFDFGVSSPQLEDAARGFSFQLDGPLDMRMDQSKGRTAADLVNSSHEHDLADIIFQFGEERYARRIARSIVRERQSRRIETTGQLVSVVAQSVPASYRHGRIHCATRTFQALRIAVNQELESLEPSLRDAVEVLAEGGRICAISFHSLEDRIVKHTFKSLAQQPDSKLAVLTKKPVSASKEECESNPRSRSAKLRVAERQP is encoded by the coding sequence ATTGGTAGGGAATTTGCGCATATTCCAGTCCTTGGGGAAGAAGTCTGCGATTGGCTTTCTTCTGAGCGACCGCTTACGATTTTGGATTGCACGGTGGGATATGGTGGGCACGCAGAGTTGCTTCTCAAGGCTAGCAAGGACGGCACGACGCTCATAGGGTTGGATCGAGATCCAATGGCAGTTGATTTCTGTCGACAACGGTTGAATCGATTCGGAGGCTCCGTTGTGTTGCGCCAGGGAAACCATCGAGATTTAAAACGGCACCTCGCTGAATTGGGTGTTTCAACAGTTGGCGCAGTGCTCTTTGATTTCGGCGTCTCATCTCCGCAGCTCGAGGATGCAGCGAGAGGTTTTAGTTTTCAGCTTGATGGTCCACTTGATATGCGCATGGACCAATCGAAAGGGAGGACAGCTGCAGATTTAGTGAATAGCAGTCATGAGCACGATCTGGCAGACATCATCTTCCAGTTCGGCGAAGAGCGGTATGCGCGCAGGATTGCTCGATCGATTGTGCGGGAGCGGCAGTCTCGTAGGATTGAGACTACCGGGCAGCTCGTATCAGTTGTTGCGCAGTCGGTACCGGCGTCTTACCGCCATGGACGGATTCATTGTGCGACACGGACCTTTCAGGCGCTTCGCATTGCAGTCAATCAGGAGCTGGAGAGTTTGGAGCCTTCCCTGCGTGATGCTGTCGAAGTTTTGGCGGAAGGTGGAAGGATCTGCGCAATCTCTTTTCATAGCCTCGAGGATCGTATCGTCAAGCATACGTTCAAGTCTCTTGCCCAACAGCCTGATTCCAAACTCGCGGTGCTCACCAAGAAGCCTGTTTCCGCCTCCAAGGAAGAGTGTGAATCGAATCCAAGATCGCGAAGTGCCAAATTGCGGGTTGCCGAACGTCAACCATGA
- a CDS encoding YajQ family cyclic di-GMP-binding protein, with amino-acid sequence MADQFSFDVVSEVNMQELKNALDQATKEIKQRFDFKDTQTEITLKEKEKELVVVSDDDYKLKAVQEIIKGKCVKRGVSLKAFDYGTVDPALSGTVRQVAKIQSGLASDKAKEITKAIKDSKLKVQAQIQGEQVRVLSKSKDDLQSAIAFLKGKDFAVDLQFTNYR; translated from the coding sequence GTGGCTGATCAATTTTCATTCGATGTGGTGTCAGAAGTGAATATGCAGGAGTTGAAGAATGCGCTGGATCAAGCGACGAAGGAAATCAAACAACGTTTTGATTTCAAAGACACACAGACGGAGATCACGCTGAAGGAAAAAGAGAAGGAACTGGTCGTGGTGTCTGATGACGACTACAAACTCAAGGCGGTGCAGGAGATCATCAAAGGGAAGTGCGTGAAACGCGGTGTGTCGTTGAAGGCCTTCGACTATGGCACCGTGGACCCGGCGTTGAGTGGGACGGTACGGCAAGTGGCGAAAATTCAGAGTGGGCTCGCCTCGGACAAGGCGAAGGAGATCACCAAGGCCATTAAGGATTCAAAATTGAAAGTCCAAGCCCAAATTCAGGGGGAGCAGGTGCGGGTCTTAAGCAAGAGCAAAGATGACTTACAGTCTGCGATCGCCTTTCTGAAAGGCAAGGACTTTGCTGTCGATCTGCAGTTTACGAACTATCGGTAG
- a CDS encoding carbon starvation protein A, translating to MKVAVNLLWLLLSILGALALAHVVGVVNPDEKVNGLWLVVAAVCIYVLAYRFYGRWLANQVVGLNNQHVTPAVRLNDGVNFHPTNKVVLFGHHFAAIAGAGPLLGPVLAAQFGFVPGFLWLVIGAVLAGAVQDFIILVASMRRNGRSLPEIAHDELGSITGTATAVAVLFIVVVALAGLGFAVVNALYHNAWGTFTIAMTIPIGLLMGFYLQKFRPGAVAEVSILGVALLVAAVLFGRVVAQSSYGGLFEFDKPALVLLLAGYGFLASVLPGWMLLVPRGYLSTFMKLGVVFLLGLGVILMAPTIEMPRVTQFANGGGPIIPGTLFPFLFITIACGAISGFHSLVSSGTTPKMIEQESQAVVGYAAMLLESFVGVMALIAASVLIPGDYLVINTTVGAEALSAMGFAPARIAELSQMVEVDVSGRPGGAVSLAVGMASIFSALPGMSGLMAYWYQFALVFEALFILTTIDTGTRVARYLIQEMAGRVYAPFRQINWVPGVMLSSGLVVGSWAYLIGTGSISTIWPMFGAANQLLGTLALCIGTTVLIKMWKSPYLWVTALPMLFVGVITLTGCYEMFWMFLAKAATLTAGQAFALYLDAVLVSVVAVLGLIVLSDSVRQWYGYVVLKKPFRSSEVVVMAGGGTAGRMQTAMCQHDDEQRRFTLPHGTGCC from the coding sequence ATGAAAGTGGCGGTGAATCTGCTCTGGCTACTGCTCTCCATTCTCGGTGCGCTTGCGCTCGCCCACGTGGTCGGTGTCGTCAACCCAGATGAAAAAGTAAATGGGCTCTGGCTGGTTGTGGCGGCGGTCTGTATCTATGTGTTGGCCTATCGCTTCTATGGCCGTTGGTTGGCGAACCAAGTCGTTGGGCTCAACAATCAGCATGTGACGCCGGCGGTGCGGTTGAACGACGGGGTCAACTTCCACCCTACTAATAAGGTTGTGCTCTTCGGCCATCACTTTGCGGCGATTGCAGGGGCAGGACCGTTGCTTGGTCCGGTGTTGGCGGCGCAATTTGGATTCGTACCAGGTTTCCTGTGGCTGGTAATCGGGGCGGTGCTGGCTGGGGCGGTGCAGGATTTCATTATTCTCGTCGCCTCAATGCGACGTAATGGGCGTTCGCTGCCTGAGATTGCGCACGATGAGCTGGGCTCCATTACCGGCACGGCGACGGCTGTGGCGGTGCTTTTTATTGTAGTGGTGGCGCTGGCAGGGCTGGGGTTTGCGGTGGTGAATGCGCTTTATCATAATGCGTGGGGAACATTCACGATCGCGATGACGATCCCAATCGGTCTCCTCATGGGCTTTTATCTCCAGAAGTTTCGTCCCGGCGCGGTGGCGGAAGTGTCGATTCTCGGCGTCGCCCTCTTGGTCGCTGCGGTGTTGTTCGGGCGTGTGGTGGCACAGTCCTCCTACGGCGGGCTCTTCGAGTTTGACAAGCCGGCGCTGGTCTTACTCCTGGCTGGTTATGGGTTTCTCGCCTCTGTTCTGCCAGGGTGGATGTTGCTAGTGCCGCGCGGCTATCTCTCAACCTTCATGAAACTTGGGGTTGTGTTTCTGCTTGGACTAGGCGTCATTCTCATGGCGCCGACAATCGAGATGCCGCGGGTGACGCAGTTTGCCAATGGCGGCGGACCGATTATTCCAGGCACGCTCTTCCCGTTTCTTTTCATTACAATTGCTTGCGGTGCGATTTCGGGTTTCCATTCGCTGGTCTCGTCAGGGACGACGCCAAAGATGATCGAACAAGAATCCCAGGCAGTGGTAGGGTATGCGGCGATGCTGTTGGAAAGTTTCGTCGGCGTGATGGCGCTGATCGCAGCTTCGGTGCTGATTCCCGGGGACTATTTGGTGATCAATACGACGGTGGGCGCAGAGGCCTTGTCGGCCATGGGGTTTGCACCGGCGAGGATTGCTGAACTGTCGCAGATGGTAGAAGTAGATGTATCAGGTCGCCCTGGGGGAGCTGTGTCCTTGGCTGTCGGCATGGCGTCTATCTTTTCTGCCCTTCCTGGGATGTCTGGTCTCATGGCCTATTGGTATCAATTTGCCCTGGTCTTTGAAGCGTTGTTCATCCTGACTACGATCGACACCGGGACACGTGTGGCGCGGTATCTTATCCAAGAAATGGCCGGACGGGTCTATGCGCCGTTCCGACAAATCAATTGGGTGCCCGGTGTCATGCTTAGCAGCGGCCTGGTGGTGGGAAGCTGGGCCTATCTAATCGGAACGGGGAGTATTTCGACGATTTGGCCGATGTTCGGCGCGGCGAACCAGCTATTGGGCACCCTCGCGCTCTGCATCGGGACGACAGTATTGATCAAGATGTGGAAGTCGCCTTATCTGTGGGTGACGGCCTTGCCGATGCTGTTTGTCGGTGTAATCACTCTCACGGGCTGTTATGAGATGTTTTGGATGTTCTTGGCGAAGGCTGCGACCTTGACGGCGGGCCAAGCTTTCGCGCTTTATTTGGATGCGGTCCTTGTGTCGGTGGTGGCTGTACTGGGCTTGATTGTGTTAAGCGACAGTGTGCGGCAGTGGTATGGCTATGTGGTGCTGAAAAAGCCGTTCCGGTCGAGCGAAGTAGTTGTAATGGCGGGCGGCGGGACCGCAGGGCGGATGCAGACGGCAATGTGCCAACATGATGACGAACAGAGACGCTTCACCCTGCCGCATGGGACAGGGTGTTGTTGA
- a CDS encoding DUF3800 domain-containing protein, with protein MFVADPEVREHRGTLSEDERETARTTPDHPVYAVFLDESGKTSSHLIVGSLWFLSSGSESFQLLRSTNDLKDRRRFKGEFHFAEMSRNDVEIYKELIDIFLTQGGTISFKFISVPRRGLGDIQAALADLYYHLLIKGIDHEHSSGRALLPRILQGWKDSEELGADKLLMANLEDRLRQAATSVYENRLVVDNLSAVDSRSSVFLQVADIMASSANRILSRSGESRNHKDELAEYLL; from the coding sequence TTGTTTGTTGCAGACCCAGAAGTTCGAGAGCATCGTGGAACGCTCTCGGAAGACGAAAGAGAGACTGCTCGCACCACACCAGACCACCCTGTATACGCAGTTTTCTTGGATGAAAGCGGAAAAACATCCTCTCATTTGATTGTGGGCAGTCTCTGGTTTCTGTCCAGTGGATCAGAAAGCTTTCAGCTCCTACGTTCTACTAACGATCTGAAGGATAGAAGAAGGTTCAAGGGTGAGTTTCACTTCGCGGAGATGAGCAGAAACGATGTGGAGATTTACAAGGAACTTATTGATATCTTTCTAACCCAAGGAGGTACGATTAGCTTCAAATTCATCTCAGTGCCTAGGAGAGGGCTTGGTGACATACAAGCTGCCCTGGCGGATCTCTACTATCATCTACTCATCAAGGGCATCGATCATGAACATTCAAGCGGAAGGGCTCTTTTACCCAGAATACTTCAAGGCTGGAAAGATAGCGAGGAACTCGGCGCAGATAAACTCCTAATGGCTAACCTTGAGGATAGGCTGAGACAAGCAGCCACGAGTGTTTATGAAAACAGATTGGTTGTAGACAATCTGTCCGCTGTGGATTCCCGGAGCAGTGTGTTCTTGCAGGTAGCCGACATTATGGCCAGCAGTGCTAACAGAATTCTTTCTCGCTCGGGCGAATCAAGAAATCATAAGGACGAACTCGCTGAGTATCTGCTTTAA
- a CDS encoding glutathione S-transferase N-terminal domain-containing protein, with product MLTLIQFPWSPFCITIRHILTRHRIPFRLRNIAYHDRAPIINATKGHGHTVPCLIDGKRGICDVTDFGQEVAHYVDRRYRLNFFPKNLDEL from the coding sequence ATGCTCACCCTGATCCAATTTCCCTGGTCCCCCTTCTGCATCACCATCAGGCACATCCTAACGCGCCATCGTATCCCGTTTCGCCTCCGGAACATCGCCTACCATGATCGGGCGCCGATCATCAACGCGACGAAGGGGCATGGCCACACAGTGCCTTGCCTGATCGACGGGAAGCGCGGGATCTGCGATGTCACGGATTTCGGTCAGGAGGTCGCGCATTACGTGGATCGACGCTATCGGCTCAACTTCTTTCCCAAGAACCTCGATGAGCTGTAA